A region from the Sandaracinus amylolyticus genome encodes:
- a CDS encoding DUF2325 domain-containing protein codes for MRLALIGGISRSADTYRKLAGDMGHALEVHDGEVGGRGSVGLRSVIARADVVLVLTDVNSHGAVGIARREAREAGKPAVLLRRCGLARLRALLETL; via the coding sequence ATGAGGCTCGCGCTCATCGGTGGGATCAGCCGCTCGGCGGACACGTATCGCAAGCTCGCGGGCGACATGGGGCACGCGCTCGAGGTGCACGACGGCGAGGTCGGCGGGCGCGGCTCGGTCGGGCTGCGCAGCGTCATCGCGCGCGCCGACGTGGTGCTCGTGCTCACCGACGTGAACAGCCACGGCGCGGTCGGCATCGCGCGACGCGAAGCGCGCGAGGCCGGCAAGCCCGCCGTCCTCCTCCGACGCTGCGGGCTCGCGCGCCTCCGCGCGCTCCTCGAGACGCTCTGA